The window ATCTCTCCAAAGGAGGGGCCAATCGGAAAAATATTTCAACAGCTCACCGCCATGGCCTCCTTGGCCCAGTGCTGTGGTTGGGTTGGTTTCCATAGAAACCCAACCGCAGGCGACAAATTCAGAAGACCCTCGTCAGGATTCACCTATGGCAGTCGCCGGATTGTGCAAACAACACCCGGCTAGAATCACGACGCCGGGAGCGGGAGCGGCATGAGGAAGGGCGGTAGGAGCAGCGCCCGACAGAGCGGACAGGTGCTGTGGCCGTGGGCGGCCCAGCGGTCGAGGCAGGCACGGTGGAACACGTGCTGGCACCCCTGCGGCCTGCGCACACACGCGGCGCTGTGGAAGTCGCCGAGGCACACCGCGCagctctccggcagcagcagcgtgcCGTCTTCGACGCTGGAGAGCGTGTTGAAGCGCACGACCGGGGAATGCTTCTCCAGCTCCAGCTCAAGgccatggtgatggtggtggtggtggtagtgaTGGTCGGCGAAGTCAGAGGCGGTGGGGTAGTCGAAGGTGAGGCTCAGGTTGTCGTGTATGCCGATGCCGACAAGGCGGAGCAGCCAGGAGGAGAGGCGTCGGAGGTGGTCGAGCAGGAAGAGGAGGTTGAGCAGCAGCCTAGGCACCTCGGCCGCCAGGAACCCCATTAATCAACTGGTTTGGATGGTTGGCGAAGAATATGTGAGGTAGAAAGTGTTGGCGCCGCCTCTCCTCGCGGCGCCCGCCGCCTCCTTGCAGGgccgcttcttcttctacctcttgcTGCCTCTCACAGCTCAACTCTCTTTTGTTTCTGTTAAGAACACGCACACATGGTGAAACTGAGAAAACACACATGCACACAGCCAAGGAAGAAACCCAATGAGGCTTTGCCCAGAACACTCTTCCTTGGTGCACACAAAGACTACATTTTCTCTTACTCAGCCCTCACGGCCTTACTTTTCTCATTCATTGGCTGAACTTATATCTTTATCTTTAccactatatagtgtgtgaataagttTGAATAATAGCCGTCCGATTTGCTGCATCCGACGGTTGATAAATGGCCAATCCAAGCGTTGCAGGCCGTTGGATCATCTCCTGAGTTGTGCAGGATTACCCCACGTGGATGGGCACTCATGCCCATATTCTGGGAATCTCTTCTTGATTCCCAGAATGACACCAAACAAGGACATCAGCGCACATTCCAAATGAAAAAAAAAGGTATATGTAACAATCTTCTACACGCCTCCTTATTCATGCATGCAGCTAGCTTGCCAGATCTTCGCTCATTGCAGCTAAAACAGCAAGATAATAAGCATCAACCAAAGAGAGCAGAGAAGAACGACAAGTTTGACGAAGACGAGTCATCATTTAAAAAAACACAACGCAGGTGGCAAGGGAAATGAGGAAAGAATAAGAGAATATTTCATAATGCGAGAAACATCGATCTAGGAAAAAAAAACATCTAGATTCATCAAGCAAGCTCCACCTAAAGCTACAAAATGGATCGCTTCCTCCACCCAGTGTCCAACAAGCAACGCAATCCGCCGGCTGCGACCGGCCGCATGACTCAGGGGAGCGCATCCGGCGACCAAGAGTTGCATGGTCCCATGGAGTCTTGGGCCGTGGTGGCCGAAGCGCTAacacaaaatatagcatcatgagCTGACGGATACACCTCTAGCACGCACGGAGAAGAATGATCCATTTGGATCTTAACACAGCTGAAAGGAGTGGTTAAGTGTGTAGAAGACTGCAGAAGAGAGAATGTTCTGGATAGGGTATTGACGTGCATCTCGAGTCAGCCGCCCATGTACGCCGTTCAGGCTTCCGACGAAAATAAACCTGGTCTCAAAGGTAATATTTTGTTAGGAATATAATGCTCATAGTTGTTTTTTATTACATGGGAAGAAATGCATATACTTAACATTTAGCCCATAAAAGGTATAAATTGTACTAAATAAATGTGAGAGGTCCACGCatattttttattttgctagaAATTTTAAAATGTCTTGATAGGCTAATTTTACGATAAATTTAAATTCGCATTTTTAACCTTGGAATTTGCTCCATCTCCAATATGTGGGCTTTTTAGGACACATTTTGGAGATACATTGATAAATAATATATTTAATCGGTAGGTTTAGTTAAGCTCATTTAGATGTGCCCTAAGTTTGGCACATTTAAGTCTTATGCCATTGATTTTACGCGAAGACCAGTTGATGGTCGGATTGCCGGTCCCATCCCTCTTGGGATGTCGTTGTGGCGGCAGGAGCATGGAGGGGCCTCGGATCTATGCCTGAGGTATGTAGATAGTAGGGTAGGGCTCCCGAGCGTCGCGGCTAggatggtggtggcggcggcggcggcgtggaatAAGGTGGCCGGAGCTTCTTCCCTATCGCTGCGACACCATATATGGAATAGCTGAGGAGCTTCCGACGTTGTGTGCTCCCGGATCCGTCGATCTGGCGAGTGTTCGTGCTCCTATTGCGGTTCTTGCGGCAAAGGCAAAGGACGGACCTTGCTGTGGAGCCTTTTATGCTCCTGGTCTTTCTTCACCATGGTGACGATTGTCATGGCTTGATGTGGAGTTCCTGAAGGT is drawn from Triticum dicoccoides isolate Atlit2015 ecotype Zavitan chromosome 4A, WEW_v2.0, whole genome shotgun sequence and contains these coding sequences:
- the LOC119288227 gene encoding RING-H2 finger protein ATL39-like yields the protein MGFLAAEVPRLLLNLLFLLDHLRRLSSWLLRLVGIGIHDNLSLTFDYPTASDFADHHYHHHHHHHGLELELEKHSPVVRFNTLSSVEDGTLLLPESCAVCLGDFHSAACVRRPQGCQHVFHRACLDRWAAHGHSTCPLCRALLLPPFLMPLPLPAS